A single region of the Neodiprion pinetum isolate iyNeoPine1 chromosome 5, iyNeoPine1.2, whole genome shotgun sequence genome encodes:
- the LOC138191035 gene encoding putative uncharacterized protein DDB_G0290521: MAFLDQFSHYFFQSSLRRELNPTQCLRNQLENDDEIELQDTDRWTDHLRRLQTLRDEVQRHLIEANEKQAHYYNLRRRDIQFKEGDRVLKKNHTLSSGPERTAAKLSEKFTGPYIITKKISPTIYELTTESERQHGKHTTKNTGPDDTATDETDDNKYKHRENTTTTNTRTGPTPTQIRTRRHTPDRDPTNSTTDAHHTHTVTLSGPRQCPKCNGLVRDTKYPQHVQTCTQTNTDTQHPAQIVTHPPTVTQTTRTTATHTTTHPPTKKQTPHTTTHPTSTPTPRHTPPPASPALWTRTRLTRPQTTEDRILQTFANMDTRTEPTQTRQTYKKHIGPPLEIISIIANLQATNTLDDELRAQRDRYMTRRAHQHTNADETEASTSTHQPHTTHQTAPPKTQPSNTPDTDTDTDSTTSTAETVIHIETTHTTTPQTQTTDDDTDNNTDTTSLTGTDEHTQTPQPITHTTRDSRRYKKRKTIHGGQGNRTQSPTLTQNHGEATTSHKEQGTTQKLTKTHTDESHRTKTKN; the protein is encoded by the exons ATGGCATTTTTAGACCAATTCAGTCACTATTTTTTCCAGTCATCCCTAA GAAGGGAATTAAATCCTACACAATGTCTAAGAAATCAATTAGAGAACGACGACGAAATAGAATTACAAGACACAGACAGATGGACAGATCACCTGAGACGACTACAAACACTTAGAGACGAAGTACAGAGGCACTTAATAgaagcaaacgaaaaacaagcacACTACTACAACCTACGAAGACGAGACATTCAATTCAAGGAAGGAGACAGAGTACTGAAAAAGAACCATACACTCTCATCCGGACCAGAAAGAACGGCAGCAAAGCtaagtgaaaaattcacaggCCCATACATAATCACTAAGAAAATCTCACCCACAATATACGAGTTGACAACAGAAAGCG AAAGACAACATGGAAAACACACAACCAAGAATACCGGCCCTGATGACACTGCGACTGACGAGACCGACGACAACAAATACAAACACAGAGAGAACACCACTACTACAAACACCAGGACAGGCCCCACACCCACACAGATACGGACGCGACGGCACACACCAGACAGAGACCCGACGAACTCTACTACCGACGCCCACCACACACATACAG TTACACTCTCCGGACCAAGGCAATGCCCAAAATGCAACGGGCTGGTCCGGGACACTAAATACCCACAACACGTACAAACCTGCACACAAACTAACACAGACACACAACACCCAGCACAAATTGTCACACACCCACCAACAGTCACCCAAACCACACGAACCACAGCCACGCACACGACTACACACCCACCTACCAAGAAACAAACACCCCACACAACCACACACCCTACATCGACACCAACACCACGACACACACCACCCCCCGCATCACCCGCTCTATGGACACGTACCAGACTCACGAGACCACAGACAACAGAAGACAGGATCCTACAAACATTCGCCAACATGGACACACGCACAGAACCGACGCAGACAAGACAGACATACAAAAAACACATAGGACCACCCCTagaaataatatcaataattgCTAACCTACAAGCGACAAACACCCTGGACGACGAACTACGGGCACAAAGAGACAGATACATGACCAGACGGGCACACCAACATACAAACGCAGACGAGACAGAAGCCAGCACCTCCACACACCAACCACACACCACACATCAAACAGCACCACCCAAAACACAACCCTCAAACACACCAGACACCGACACCGACACAGACTCCACCACCTCCACCGCAGAGACAGTTATACACATCGAAACAACACACACAACGACGCCACAGACACAAACGACGGACGACGACACAGACAATAACACCGACACCACCTCACTCACCGGCACAGACGAACATACACAAACACCCCAACCAATCACACACACCACACGGGACTCAAGACgatacaaaaaacgaaaaacaatac ACGGAGGCCAAGGAAACAGAACACAATCTCCAACTCTAACGCAGAACCACGGAGAAGCAACCACGAGCCACAAGGAACAAGGAACAACGCAAAAACTCACCAAGACCCACACCGACGAGAGCCACCGtaccaaaaccaaaaattgA